One region of Flavobacterium pisciphilum genomic DNA includes:
- the dnaA gene encoding chromosomal replication initiator protein DnaA, translating to MTKTAQSVWENCLSFIKDNIQDQAYKTWFEPIKSVELTDNALYIQVPSKFFYEWLEEHYVKLLKVALTKELGKNAKLLYKIKMENTYGNKQPFTEQLPSANRGPMKPQDVDAPFKNLNPELKNPFVIPGIRNLKIESQLNPNYSFDNFLEGDSNRLARSAGMAVANKPGGTSFNPLLIFGGVGLGKTHLAHAIGVEVKDKYPEKTVLYISAEIFTQQYIDSVKKNNRNDFIHFYQLIDVLIIDDVQFLSGKSGTQDVFFHIFNYLHQNGKQVILTSDKAPVDMQDIEQRLLSRFKWGLSAELHQPDYETRISILKNILYRDGVEIPEDIIEYVARNIKSNVRELEGAIISLIAQSSFNKKEVTIELAKSVVEKFVKNVKREISIDYIQKIVSDYFQLDIETLQSKTRKRHVVQARQLAMFFAKKFTKASLANIGSQIGDRDHATVLHACKTVDNLVSTDKQFKKFVEDINKKLTL from the coding sequence ATGACTAAAACTGCACAATCGGTATGGGAAAACTGTTTGTCTTTCATAAAAGACAACATTCAAGATCAGGCGTACAAAACTTGGTTTGAGCCAATCAAATCAGTTGAACTAACCGACAACGCATTATATATTCAAGTCCCAAGTAAATTTTTCTACGAATGGTTAGAAGAGCACTATGTAAAATTACTAAAAGTTGCTCTTACCAAAGAACTGGGAAAAAATGCAAAGTTACTCTATAAAATTAAAATGGAAAACACTTATGGCAACAAACAACCGTTTACGGAACAGCTGCCAAGTGCCAATAGAGGACCAATGAAACCTCAAGATGTTGACGCTCCGTTTAAAAACTTAAATCCAGAATTAAAAAATCCTTTTGTAATTCCAGGAATACGTAATTTAAAAATCGAGTCTCAATTAAATCCAAATTATAGTTTTGACAATTTCCTTGAAGGAGATTCAAACCGTTTAGCTCGTTCTGCAGGTATGGCAGTTGCCAACAAACCAGGAGGAACATCATTTAATCCTTTATTGATTTTTGGTGGAGTGGGTTTAGGAAAAACACACTTAGCTCACGCAATTGGTGTTGAAGTAAAAGACAAATACCCAGAAAAAACGGTTTTATATATTTCTGCCGAAATTTTCACACAACAATATATTGACTCGGTAAAGAAAAACAATCGTAATGATTTCATTCACTTTTACCAGTTAATTGATGTTTTAATTATTGATGATGTTCAGTTTTTATCTGGAAAATCAGGTACTCAGGACGTTTTCTTCCATATTTTTAATTATTTACATCAAAACGGAAAACAGGTAATTTTGACTTCTGACAAAGCTCCTGTTGACATGCAAGACATTGAACAACGTTTATTGTCACGTTTTAAATGGGGATTATCTGCCGAGTTACATCAGCCAGATTACGAAACAAGAATTTCTATCTTAAAAAATATCTTATATCGTGATGGAGTTGAAATTCCAGAAGATATTATCGAATACGTAGCACGTAACATTAAATCAAATGTACGTGAGTTAGAAGGAGCAATTATTTCATTGATTGCACAATCTTCTTTCAACAAAAAAGAAGTTACAATCGAATTGGCTAAAAGTGTAGTCGAAAAATTCGTTAAAAATGTAAAAAGAGAAATTTCTATTGATTACATTCAAAAAATTGTATCTGATTATTTCCAGCTAGACATCGAAACACTTCAATCTAAAACTAGAAAGAGGCACGTTGTTCAAGCAAGACAATTAGCTATGTTTTTTGCAAAGAAATTTACCAAAGCATCTTTAGCAAATATTGGCTCACAAATTGGCGATCGCGATCACGCAACCGTATTACACGCTTGTAAGACTGTTGACAATTTAGTTTCTACAGACAAACAATTCAAAAAATTTGTCGAAGACATCAATAAAAAATTAACGCTATAA
- a CDS encoding acyl-CoA thioesterase has protein sequence MKNHQTQVRVRYSETDQMGVVYHGNYIPYFEIGRVEWLRNKGVSYKSMEESGIALPIVSMNINYKKSARYDELLTVHTTFKSQTSVKIEFDCAIYNELNELLTTAVFILVFVSLKTGRPTAPPNYILELLKNIENC, from the coding sequence ATGAAAAATCATCAAACTCAAGTGCGTGTTCGCTACTCAGAAACGGATCAAATGGGAGTCGTTTATCACGGAAATTATATTCCTTATTTTGAAATTGGTCGCGTGGAATGGCTTAGAAATAAAGGGGTTTCGTATAAAAGCATGGAAGAAAGTGGGATTGCTTTGCCGATTGTTTCTATGAATATTAATTATAAAAAATCAGCACGATATGATGAATTATTAACAGTGCATACAACATTTAAAAGTCAGACTTCTGTTAAGATAGAATTTGATTGCGCAATCTATAATGAATTAAATGAGTTATTAACAACTGCTGTCTTTATTTTGGTATTTGTATCTCTAAAAACAGGTCGTCCAACTGCTCCTCCAAACTACATTTTAGAGCTTCTTAAAAATATTGAGAATTGCTAA
- a CDS encoding SAM-dependent methyltransferase translates to MKSTSLLGKLYLIPTTLGESDPMDVLPQTIKRSIDFIDHYIVENEKTARKSIKAVSPEKKQSELILFTLNKRTENSEHLDFIKPLLEGKNVGLMSEAGCPGVADPGAVIVKLAHEKGIQVVPLVGPSSILLAMMASGMNGQSFTFNGYLPIDKDEKKSALKYFEKLSQDKNQSQLFIETPYRNNKLVEDILQILNPATHLCIATDITLPTEFIKTMRVSDWKKLKVDLHNRPTIFILHKM, encoded by the coding sequence ATGAAATCAACTTCTTTATTAGGAAAACTTTATTTGATTCCGACAACCTTAGGTGAAAGCGATCCTATGGATGTCTTACCACAAACAATAAAGAGAAGTATTGATTTCATAGATCATTATATTGTTGAAAACGAGAAAACAGCACGTAAGTCAATAAAAGCAGTTTCTCCAGAAAAAAAACAATCTGAACTTATCCTTTTTACACTAAATAAACGCACCGAAAATAGCGAGCATTTAGATTTCATAAAACCTTTGCTAGAAGGTAAAAATGTCGGATTAATGAGCGAAGCAGGTTGCCCTGGCGTTGCTGATCCAGGTGCTGTAATTGTAAAATTAGCACATGAAAAAGGAATTCAGGTAGTACCACTTGTTGGTCCGTCTTCAATCTTACTTGCCATGATGGCATCTGGAATGAATGGACAAAGCTTTACTTTTAATGGCTATTTACCTATCGATAAAGACGAAAAAAAATCGGCATTAAAGTATTTTGAAAAATTATCTCAAGACAAAAATCAATCGCAACTTTTTATTGAAACTCCATATAGAAACAATAAACTAGTCGAAGATATTCTACAAATTTTAAATCCAGCAACACATCTTTGTATTGCTACAGATATTACATTACCAACTGAATTCATCAAAACAATGCGAGTTTCAGACTGGAAGAAACTTAAAGTTGATCTTCACAACAGACCAACTATTTTTATCCTGCACAAAATGTAA
- a CDS encoding HAD family hydrolase: MIDTIIFDFGDIFINLDKQATIDGLKKLGLSEWNSNLDLLNTKFETGSITPEEFIAGFQKEIPNASVKEILNAWNAVLLDFPLYRLEFLQMLSGKYRLFLLSNTDSIHIKTFEHKTGVSFYSDFYQCFEKVYFSFEIGMRKPNHEAYNYIINKHELSPKRTLFVDDKIENTNAAAELGLQVWNLQVGKEDVVDLFDKKII; this comes from the coding sequence ATGATTGACACTATCATTTTTGATTTTGGGGATATATTTATCAACCTAGACAAACAAGCTACAATTGATGGACTAAAAAAACTTGGCCTATCAGAATGGAACTCTAATTTAGACCTACTAAATACAAAATTCGAAACAGGCAGTATTACTCCTGAAGAATTTATAGCAGGATTTCAAAAAGAAATTCCGAATGCTTCAGTAAAAGAAATCCTCAATGCTTGGAACGCTGTTTTACTTGATTTCCCACTATATCGATTAGAATTTCTTCAAATGCTTTCAGGAAAATACAGGCTATTTTTACTAAGCAACACCGATTCGATTCACATCAAGACTTTCGAACACAAAACAGGCGTTTCCTTTTACAGTGATTTCTACCAATGTTTTGAAAAAGTCTATTTCTCATTCGAAATTGGAATGAGGAAACCAAATCACGAAGCCTATAACTACATTATAAACAAACACGAGCTATCCCCAAAACGAACGTTGTTTGTTGACGACAAAATCGAAAACACCAATGCTGCAGCCGAACTAGGGCTTCAAGTATGGAACCTACAAGTAGGAAAAGAAGATGTCGTAGATTTATTTGACAAAAAAATAATTTAA
- a CDS encoding methionine aminotransferase produces MSKLPQIGTSIFTVMSKMASEYNAINLSQGFPNFPVDERLTSIVARLATENVHQYTPMSGYPPLLTKIAKLILDSYKRVVQPETEILVTAGATQGIFTTIQALVRANDEVIILDPSYDCYEAPVLLCNAHSVRVPLNDDYTPNWEIIGKACSAKTRMIIINNPHNPTGKILTEADFVQLEKILNTYPDLLVLSDEVYEYITFEEKHISAHTRQLLLERCIMISSFGKSFHITGWKIGYVVAPEYLMIEIKKVHQFLVFSVNSISQVAISEYLDVVDVTKLGKFYQEKRDYFKQLLEKSRFELKPCEGTYFQVASYKSISNEDDVAFCKKLITEHGVAAIPISTFYANGKDLKLIRFCFAKDNATLEAAAKRLCSI; encoded by the coding sequence ATGAGTAAACTTCCTCAAATTGGAACCAGTATTTTTACTGTTATGTCTAAGATGGCAAGCGAATACAACGCCATTAACCTATCTCAAGGATTTCCAAACTTCCCAGTTGACGAACGCCTAACCAGCATTGTAGCACGTCTTGCAACCGAGAATGTACATCAATACACACCCATGTCTGGTTATCCACCGCTATTAACCAAAATAGCTAAACTAATTCTAGACTCATACAAACGTGTAGTCCAACCAGAAACTGAAATATTGGTAACTGCAGGAGCTACACAAGGTATTTTTACTACCATTCAAGCATTAGTTAGAGCAAATGACGAAGTAATAATACTTGACCCAAGTTATGACTGCTACGAAGCTCCAGTATTATTATGCAATGCGCATTCTGTTCGCGTTCCTTTAAATGACGATTATACACCAAATTGGGAAATCATAGGAAAGGCTTGCTCTGCAAAAACCCGAATGATAATCATCAATAATCCACATAACCCAACAGGAAAAATTCTAACAGAAGCCGATTTTGTACAGTTAGAAAAAATACTCAATACATATCCAGACCTATTAGTATTATCTGATGAAGTTTATGAATACATCACTTTTGAAGAAAAACACATTTCAGCACATACACGTCAACTGCTTCTAGAACGTTGCATCATGATTTCTTCTTTTGGAAAATCATTCCATATTACAGGCTGGAAAATTGGATATGTTGTAGCACCAGAATATTTAATGATAGAAATTAAAAAAGTCCATCAATTCTTAGTCTTTAGTGTTAATAGTATTTCTCAAGTTGCTATAAGCGAATATTTAGATGTTGTTGACGTAACAAAACTTGGCAAATTCTATCAAGAAAAAAGAGATTACTTTAAACAACTATTAGAAAAAAGTCGATTCGAATTAAAACCATGCGAAGGGACTTATTTTCAGGTTGCATCATACAAATCAATTTCAAATGAAGATGATGTTGCTTTTTGCAAGAAGCTAATTACTGAACACGGAGTAGCCGCAATACCCATCTCAACTTTTTATGCCAACGGAAAAGACTTAAAATTAATCCGTTTTTGTTTTGCTAAAGACAACGCCACACTAGAAGCAGCAGCCAAAAGATTATGTAGTATTTAG
- a CDS encoding energy transducer TonB, with product MKKFLILILICFAQNTFSQTTTKDTPIVATPPQGSIPNEDYQIYNMAGITTKPEFPGGQLGFESFTKQSYQTPDVAGIKGKVYTTFIIEKDGSLSDIKILRDLGRGTGQEAIRTLKNSPKWTPGTKDGKQVRVLYPASISINYL from the coding sequence ATGAAAAAGTTCCTAATATTAATTTTAATTTGCTTTGCACAAAATACATTTTCACAAACCACAACAAAAGACACCCCAATTGTAGCTACCCCACCTCAAGGAAGTATTCCTAATGAGGATTATCAAATCTACAATATGGCTGGTATAACAACAAAACCTGAATTTCCTGGAGGACAACTAGGATTTGAAAGTTTTACAAAACAAAGCTATCAAACTCCAGATGTAGCCGGCATAAAAGGAAAAGTCTACACAACTTTTATTATTGAAAAAGACGGATCATTATCTGACATCAAAATACTAAGAGATCTAGGACGCGGCACTGGTCAAGAAGCTATTAGAACATTAAAGAATTCTCCTAAATGGACTCCAGGAACAAAGGATGGCAAGCAAGTTAGAGTACTCTATCCAGCATCAATATCTATAAACTATCTGTAA
- a CDS encoding energy transducer TonB — protein MKKFLALILICFAQNIFSQTTKENEILILTVDKIDDKVSPQKTVSYDENFIHYNERADVKAEFPGGSKAFDNFIKENYKNPKAEIKGRIYISFIIEKNGSLSNIEVAKDIGYGTGAEAVRLLKTSPKWSPAKIKDKSVRVLYNLPINVN, from the coding sequence ATGAAAAAATTTTTAGCATTAATTTTGATTTGTTTCGCGCAGAATATCTTTTCTCAAACTACTAAAGAAAACGAAATCCTTATTCTTACTGTAGATAAAATTGACGATAAGGTTTCCCCACAAAAAACCGTTTCTTATGATGAAAATTTCATCCATTACAATGAGCGTGCCGATGTAAAAGCAGAATTTCCAGGAGGTTCAAAAGCATTTGACAATTTTATCAAAGAAAATTATAAAAATCCAAAGGCAGAAATAAAAGGGAGAATATACATCAGTTTTATAATAGAAAAAAATGGATCATTAAGCAATATTGAAGTTGCAAAAGATATTGGCTACGGAACTGGAGCCGAAGCTGTTCGCCTTTTAAAAACATCTCCTAAGTGGAGTCCTGCAAAAATAAAAGACAAATCAGTTAGAGTACTTTATAATTTACCAATTAACGTAAATTAA
- a CDS encoding SDR family oxidoreductase — MSYTDKMLRDDALQGKVIVVTGGGSGLGKAMTKYFLELGAKVAITSRDLEKLKNTATELETQTGGTCLPLQCDVRHYEEVENMLQEVLKAFGKVDVLLNNAAGNFISPTERLSANAFDTVIDIVLKGSKNCTLAFGKHWIDTKQTSATVLNIVTTYAWTGSAYVVPSATAKAGVLAMTRSLAVEWAKYGIRTNAIAPGPFPTKGAWDRLLPGDLSEKFDMAKKVPLKRVGDHQELANLAAYLVSDFSAYVNGEVIVIDGGEWLKGAGQFNLLEAIPEELWDQLEMMIKAKKNK, encoded by the coding sequence ATGAGTTATACAGATAAAATGTTAAGAGACGATGCTTTACAAGGCAAAGTAATAGTAGTAACTGGTGGAGGAAGTGGCTTAGGAAAAGCGATGACCAAATACTTTTTAGAGTTAGGTGCTAAAGTTGCTATCACGTCAAGAGATCTAGAAAAACTAAAAAACACCGCGACAGAACTTGAAACTCAGACTGGTGGAACTTGTTTACCATTGCAATGTGATGTACGCCATTATGAAGAAGTAGAAAACATGCTGCAAGAAGTTTTAAAAGCTTTTGGTAAAGTAGATGTTTTACTAAATAATGCAGCTGGAAATTTTATTTCACCAACAGAAAGATTATCTGCCAATGCTTTTGACACAGTTATCGATATTGTATTAAAAGGCTCTAAAAACTGTACACTAGCTTTTGGAAAACACTGGATTGACACCAAACAAACATCAGCTACGGTATTAAATATTGTAACTACTTATGCTTGGACAGGATCTGCATACGTAGTACCAAGTGCAACTGCAAAAGCAGGTGTTCTAGCCATGACAAGAAGTCTTGCTGTAGAGTGGGCAAAATACGGAATACGTACAAATGCTATCGCTCCAGGACCATTCCCTACAAAAGGAGCTTGGGACAGATTACTTCCGGGAGATCTCTCAGAAAAATTTGACATGGCAAAAAAAGTGCCTTTAAAACGTGTGGGAGACCACCAAGAATTAGCCAATTTAGCAGCCTATTTAGTTTCTGATTTCTCAGCCTATGTAAATGGTGAAGTAATTGTTATCGATGGTGGCGAATGGCTAAAAGGAGCTGGACAATTTAATTTGCTAGAAGCAATTCCAGAAGAACTTTGGGATCAGCTAGAAATGATGATAAAAGCAAAGAAAAATAAATAA
- the ribD gene encoding bifunctional diaminohydroxyphosphoribosylaminopyrimidine deaminase/5-amino-6-(5-phosphoribosylamino)uracil reductase RibD yields MNIHEKYIKRCIQLAKNGLGTTYPNPMVGSVIVYNDTIIGEGWHKKAGEPHAEVNAINSVKDKSLLQKATIYVSLEPCSHFGKTPPCCDLIITHEIPNVVVGTVDPNEKVAGKGIKKLLEAGKKVIIGVLEEECNELNKRFFTFHQQKRPYIILKWAASKDGFLTPKKESDTVSKREPIWITNTYSRQLVHKWRSEEQAILVGTQTVIDDNPKLNTRDWAGNNPIRVVLDQNNRIPQDSHVFNGDVKTIVFTKIKIASEKENLIFEVIDFKENIAQQILAVLYKHQIQSIIIEGGLQTLQTFIDTNLWDEGRFFVGNTYFTQGTKAPKVAGKKSKKTYIGKDELIQVRNHD; encoded by the coding sequence GTGAATATACATGAAAAATACATAAAACGCTGCATTCAACTTGCTAAAAATGGTTTAGGAACTACATACCCAAACCCAATGGTTGGTAGCGTAATCGTTTATAACGATACGATTATTGGAGAAGGTTGGCATAAAAAAGCTGGCGAACCTCATGCCGAAGTAAATGCTATAAATTCTGTAAAAGACAAATCGTTACTCCAAAAAGCAACTATTTACGTAAGCTTAGAGCCTTGTAGCCATTTTGGAAAAACACCTCCTTGTTGCGATTTAATCATTACACATGAAATTCCCAATGTGGTTGTCGGTACAGTTGATCCAAACGAAAAAGTTGCAGGCAAAGGAATTAAAAAACTCCTTGAAGCTGGAAAAAAAGTCATCATTGGAGTCTTGGAAGAAGAGTGCAACGAACTCAACAAACGCTTCTTTACTTTTCACCAACAGAAAAGACCCTATATAATCTTAAAATGGGCGGCATCTAAAGATGGATTTCTAACTCCAAAAAAAGAAAGCGATACCGTTTCCAAAAGAGAACCGATCTGGATTACAAATACATATTCCAGACAGTTGGTACACAAATGGCGAAGCGAAGAACAAGCTATTTTAGTCGGAACACAAACTGTTATCGATGACAACCCAAAATTAAATACTCGTGATTGGGCAGGAAACAATCCGATTCGAGTAGTCTTAGATCAAAACAATCGCATTCCACAAGACAGCCATGTTTTTAACGGTGATGTTAAAACCATTGTATTTACAAAAATCAAAATTGCCAGTGAAAAAGAAAACCTTATCTTTGAAGTAATTGATTTTAAAGAAAATATTGCACAGCAAATACTTGCAGTTTTGTACAAACACCAAATTCAATCAATTATTATCGAAGGTGGACTACAAACTCTACAAACCTTTATCGATACCAATCTTTGGGATGAAGGACGTTTTTTTGTTGGAAATACTTACTTTACACAAGGCACCAAAGCTCCTAAAGTTGCTGGTAAAAAATCAAAAAAAACATACATTGGCAAAGACGAATTAATACAAGTTAGAAACCATGATTGA
- a CDS encoding low molecular weight protein-tyrosine-phosphatase, whose protein sequence is MPVKILMVCLGNICRSPLAEGILASKLPKDIFLVDSAGTGSWYVGRTPDERSIAVAKKNGLNISNQKGRQFKTSDFDTFDYIYVMDNSNYDDVIALTKNQEQKDKVQLILNELFPSENVDVPDPYYGIPNGFNSVYEMLDQVSEVIAKKLIAKHQHPNSAL, encoded by the coding sequence ATGCCCGTAAAAATTCTAATGGTCTGCTTGGGAAATATTTGCAGATCACCATTGGCCGAAGGCATTTTAGCCTCAAAATTACCTAAAGACATTTTTTTAGTTGATTCGGCAGGAACGGGCTCTTGGTATGTTGGTCGCACTCCAGACGAACGCTCTATTGCAGTAGCCAAAAAAAATGGATTAAATATCTCAAATCAAAAAGGAAGACAATTCAAGACTTCTGATTTTGATACTTTCGACTATATCTACGTCATGGATAATTCCAATTACGATGACGTTATTGCATTGACAAAAAACCAAGAGCAAAAAGACAAAGTACAACTTATCCTGAACGAATTATTCCCTTCAGAAAATGTTGATGTTCCAGACCCCTATTATGGCATACCAAATGGATTTAACTCGGTTTACGAAATGCTAGACCAAGTTTCTGAAGTGATTGCAAAAAAACTAATAGCCAAACATCAACATCCAAACTCGGCTTTATAA
- a CDS encoding IMPACT family protein, giving the protein MEIKDTYQTIASPSEEVLYKEKSSKFFGYAYPITSEEEVKPIIETLKKQHPSAVHYCYAYQLGIEPTVSYRANDDGEPSNTAGMPIYGQIQSFGVTNVLIVVVRIYGGIKLGVGGLIAAYRTTAQMALEVCEIVEKTIDVQFLISFDYKNMNKVMRVIKEKKLEIISQEMEINEVTGLPIGKITVQIRKKNAEMVFDIFDSMFEIEIKSC; this is encoded by the coding sequence TTGGAAATCAAAGATACTTACCAAACGATAGCTTCCCCTTCGGAAGAAGTCTTGTATAAAGAAAAGAGCAGCAAGTTTTTTGGCTACGCCTACCCAATAACCTCCGAAGAAGAAGTTAAACCCATTATTGAAACTTTAAAAAAACAACATCCGAGTGCCGTACACTATTGCTACGCTTATCAATTAGGAATCGAACCTACTGTAAGCTATAGAGCCAATGACGACGGAGAACCAAGCAATACAGCTGGAATGCCTATTTACGGACAAATACAATCTTTTGGTGTAACAAACGTTCTTATAGTCGTTGTACGTATCTATGGTGGAATAAAATTAGGCGTTGGAGGTTTAATTGCCGCATACCGAACTACAGCACAAATGGCATTAGAAGTTTGTGAAATTGTCGAAAAAACAATCGATGTACAGTTTTTAATCTCATTTGATTACAAAAACATGAATAAAGTAATGCGGGTCATTAAAGAAAAAAAACTGGAAATTATATCCCAAGAAATGGAAATAAACGAGGTTACAGGGCTCCCAATTGGCAAGATAACGGTTCAAATTCGCAAAAAAAATGCCGAAATGGTGTTCGACATTTTTGATTCAATGTTTGAAATAGAGATAAAATCTTGCTAA